A single window of uncultured Methanospirillum sp. DNA harbors:
- a CDS encoding hybrid sensor histidine kinase/response regulator translates to MPRTSTQKILVVEDNRTQAESLRYILEKGGHEVIIAADGQEGLAILEKQRPDIVLTDVIMSPMDGYELCRNIKENPATRSIPVILVTYLYNPTDVIKALEYGADNFIIKPYDADWIYSRIIGTLESVKHAPDKPVTDPLTVSFSNHQYEIRSGRTQILNILLSTYETAIKNNCELQVADERLHYLNAQLQKAVSDLKQANEELHNKNIERGRLETALLRSNKKFQYMGSIIHHILLTQLSSIYHHMEKASFGQKDGQVDSRYFKKAYGMVEKALNIVRITCETFDPVVQTPSWIDLRELVHNALREIPQGSVRVDCRIPDTVKINAYPLIEKVFAELIDNSVRHGKKTTTIRFSLQNNGDIPVLIYEDDGVGIPAQDKKQIFSHEFGLSASHGLFLSEEILSVTGITISETGMPGEGARFEIQFPRGSIRIGTELV, encoded by the coding sequence ATGCCGAGAACGTCTACCCAAAAGATACTGGTTGTGGAGGATAACCGCACCCAGGCAGAGTCACTCCGTTACATCCTTGAAAAAGGCGGACATGAGGTCATCATCGCTGCCGATGGTCAGGAAGGACTTGCTATCCTTGAGAAGCAGAGGCCCGACATCGTCCTCACCGATGTTATAATGTCACCTATGGACGGGTACGAACTCTGTAGGAATATTAAGGAAAATCCTGCGACCCGGTCAATTCCGGTGATTCTGGTTACGTATCTGTATAATCCGACCGATGTGATAAAGGCCCTCGAATATGGGGCAGACAACTTCATTATCAAGCCCTACGATGCAGACTGGATCTATTCACGTATCATCGGGACGCTTGAATCGGTAAAGCATGCGCCTGACAAACCGGTCACTGACCCGCTCACGGTCTCTTTCTCAAACCATCAGTATGAGATCAGATCAGGGCGGACACAGATTCTTAATATCCTCCTCTCAACCTACGAGACTGCCATCAAGAACAACTGCGAACTGCAGGTTGCAGATGAGCGTCTGCACTATCTCAACGCACAACTCCAGAAGGCTGTCTCTGATCTGAAACAGGCAAATGAAGAGCTGCACAACAAGAATATCGAGCGCGGCAGACTCGAAACTGCCCTGCTCAGGTCGAATAAGAAGTTCCAGTACATGGGGAGCATCATTCACCACATTCTGCTCACCCAGTTGAGTTCGATCTATCACCACATGGAAAAGGCCAGTTTCGGGCAGAAAGACGGACAGGTCGATTCCAGGTACTTCAAAAAAGCCTATGGAATGGTAGAGAAGGCGCTCAATATTGTCAGGATCACCTGCGAGACATTTGACCCTGTGGTCCAGACTCCTTCATGGATCGATCTTCGGGAACTCGTACACAATGCGCTCAGGGAGATACCGCAGGGTTCGGTGCGTGTTGACTGCCGGATACCTGATACTGTGAAGATCAACGCATACCCGCTCATCGAGAAGGTTTTTGCCGAACTGATCGACAACTCGGTCAGGCACGGGAAGAAGACAACAACGATCAGGTTCAGCCTTCAGAATAACGGCGATATCCCGGTACTGATCTATGAGGATGACGGGGTAGGCATTCCTGCTCAGGACAAGAAACAGATCTTCTCCCATGAGTTCGGGCTCTCTGCCAGCCACGGGCTGTTCCTCTCAGAAGAGATCCTCTCAGTTACTGGAATAACCATATCAGAGACCGGGATGCCTGGTGAGGGAGCACGCTTTGAGATTCAGTTCCCGCGTGGTTCGATCAGGATTGGGACAGAGCTGGTTTGA
- a CDS encoding DUF2493 domain-containing protein, whose translation MAKLIVSGIRTCNKKDAVFAEINKYVAEIGGIEEIIAGGSTGVDMIAKMYAESKGIKYKEFAPNWQDDLNAAGMVRDSRMAEYGTHLLVLSNGVSKESRNLISEAKRNNLVIKTVGVFEGLNDTELLHPVGSPSFN comes from the coding sequence ATGGCAAAATTAATCGTCTCCGGTATCCGGACCTGTAATAAGAAAGATGCAGTATTCGCAGAGATCAATAAGTATGTCGCCGAGATTGGCGGTATTGAAGAGATCATTGCCGGTGGTTCAACCGGTGTTGATATGATCGCCAAGATGTATGCAGAGTCAAAGGGGATCAAATACAAAGAATTCGCCCCGAACTGGCAGGATGACCTCAATGCAGCAGGTATGGTACGTGACTCCCGCATGGCAGAGTATGGAACCCACCTCCTCGTGCTCTCCAACGGTGTCAGCAAGGAGTCCCGTAACCTGATCAGCGAAGCAAAGCGGAACAATCTGGTCATCAAGACCGTCGGTGTCTTTGAAGGTCTGAACGATACTGAATTACTCCACCCGGTCGGATCTCCGTCCTTTAACTAA
- a CDS encoding carbonic anhydrase — translation MGIEKLLEGNNYFVECEFSENIEYYRELLKGQSPHVMMISCCDSRVAPEITCHAKPGEIFVHRNIGNIVPPGDWNVGTFLEYGIGHLHVDTLVVCGHEGCGAMHALAHRHCGDDAFIPGWLRHAQPALATVTEKNPHPDDPEKAKEWQTSLEIENVRLQLKHLRTYKIVRDYEREGTLRVIGLYYRISDAKLEVVDPGKPLKHEANSS, via the coding sequence ATGGGTATTGAAAAATTACTGGAAGGAAACAACTACTTTGTTGAGTGTGAGTTTTCTGAGAACATTGAGTATTATCGGGAACTTCTGAAAGGTCAGAGTCCCCACGTGATGATGATCAGCTGTTGTGACTCACGGGTCGCTCCTGAGATCACCTGTCATGCAAAGCCCGGTGAGATATTTGTGCACCGCAACATCGGGAACATTGTTCCCCCTGGTGACTGGAATGTCGGAACGTTCCTTGAGTATGGGATCGGACATCTCCATGTTGATACCCTTGTTGTCTGCGGACACGAGGGATGCGGAGCAATGCACGCTCTTGCCCACCGTCATTGCGGAGATGACGCATTCATCCCCGGCTGGCTCCGTCATGCCCAACCAGCCCTGGCAACAGTAACTGAGAAAAACCCGCATCCTGATGATCCAGAGAAGGCTAAAGAGTGGCAGACGAGTCTGGAGATAGAGAATGTCCGGCTCCAGCTCAAACATCTGCGAACGTACAAGATCGTCCGTGACTATGAGCGTGAAGGTACACTCAGGGTGATAGGATTATACTACCGCATCTCTGATGCCAAGCTCGAGGTGGTAGATCCCGGAAAGCCACTGAAACACGAGGCTAATTCCTCCTGA
- a CDS encoding proton-conducting transporter membrane subunit: MIDLFIPAVFFFLVAAAVPVCFTGIRAWQCCSLLQGLAGVFTALASAFILLRLTGGELLSTSLTPLFPVILGVDRLTAAFTMLLGILTVAVCCYSPGYINRMHGKRSRDLLCSLIPIFLSAMLVVLLSRTTFAFLLFWEVMAISSFFLVLIEYEDEKTRRAAFFYLAMTQLSTVCIFLAIIQVYLATGSFTFPEGMVVSTIPGLIAFLLLFLGIAIKAGAIPFHKWLPYAHPAASSPVSALMSGMMLNTALYMLIRAVTGFFTPDLSTGLLILAFGCITAVLGVMYALKEDDLKGLLAYSSIDNTGVILIGTGLFVVLTATGHASIGTMALLGAVFHAVSHGLFKGLLFLTAGSVNQATGTRNIDELGGLLVRMPWTGGLFFIGVLAISALPPLNGFAGELLIYQALITGLMESEPLMQVVLVIALSLFGLTGALTAVCFVKAFGLTFLALPRTRAAKQAREVPTLMLAGPAILAGGCIVAGIFSSQILTVLGYPGYLPDLFLISVLLTGALGLTYAAIYTFASRETRVSITWGCGMQDPTSRMEYTGSGFTEPVVRIFAPVYRTRISFSKEYHDPERCFVRTGTAKIELMKFFEEFLYLPVARLIDSYGEAVSKLQNGKVDTYVLYVFVTIVVLIVIMGWIA; this comes from the coding sequence ATGATTGATCTCTTTATTCCGGCTGTCTTTTTCTTTCTCGTAGCTGCTGCCGTCCCGGTATGCTTCACAGGTATCAGGGCCTGGCAGTGTTGCTCTCTGCTCCAGGGACTGGCAGGAGTTTTCACGGCCCTGGCATCAGCCTTCATCCTCCTCCGCCTTACCGGGGGAGAACTGCTCTCAACATCCCTGACACCGCTCTTTCCGGTGATCCTTGGCGTTGACCGGCTGACTGCTGCATTTACTATGCTCCTTGGCATCCTCACCGTTGCAGTCTGCTGCTACTCACCAGGATATATCAACAGGATGCACGGCAAAAGAAGCCGCGATCTGCTCTGCAGCCTCATCCCGATCTTTCTTTCAGCCATGCTGGTTGTCCTCCTCTCACGGACCACCTTTGCATTCCTTCTCTTCTGGGAGGTTATGGCGATCTCATCGTTCTTCCTGGTCCTGATAGAGTACGAGGATGAGAAGACCAGGCGGGCTGCATTCTTCTACCTGGCGATGACCCAGCTCTCCACGGTCTGCATCTTCCTGGCCATCATCCAGGTATACCTGGCAACCGGTTCATTCACATTCCCTGAAGGAATGGTTGTCTCAACAATCCCCGGCCTGATTGCGTTTCTGCTGCTGTTTCTGGGGATTGCTATCAAGGCCGGAGCCATACCATTTCATAAGTGGCTCCCCTATGCCCACCCGGCTGCCTCATCCCCGGTCTCTGCCCTGATGTCAGGGATGATGCTCAACACCGCTCTCTATATGTTGATCCGTGCAGTTACCGGGTTTTTCACCCCGGACCTTTCAACAGGTCTGCTGATCCTTGCGTTCGGCTGCATAACCGCTGTTCTTGGCGTGATGTATGCCCTGAAAGAAGATGATCTGAAAGGACTGCTCGCCTACTCCTCGATAGACAACACCGGTGTCATCCTGATCGGGACAGGGCTCTTCGTGGTGCTGACCGCTACCGGTCATGCGTCCATCGGGACGATGGCACTGCTCGGTGCAGTATTTCATGCAGTGAGCCACGGACTTTTTAAGGGCCTGCTCTTCCTCACTGCAGGATCGGTGAACCAGGCAACCGGGACACGGAACATCGATGAACTCGGTGGTCTTCTGGTCAGAATGCCCTGGACCGGCGGGCTCTTCTTCATCGGTGTACTTGCAATCTCGGCTCTTCCACCGCTGAACGGGTTTGCAGGTGAACTGCTCATCTACCAGGCACTCATCACCGGGCTCATGGAGTCCGAACCCCTTATGCAGGTGGTGCTCGTCATCGCCCTGTCGCTCTTCGGTCTCACCGGGGCCCTTACCGCGGTCTGCTTTGTAAAGGCCTTCGGACTCACCTTCCTTGCACTCCCAAGAACCCGGGCAGCAAAACAGGCTCGGGAGGTTCCGACCCTGATGCTTGCCGGACCTGCCATCCTTGCCGGAGGATGCATCGTAGCAGGGATCTTCTCATCACAGATCCTAACCGTTCTCGGATACCCGGGATACCTGCCAGATCTGTTCCTCATCTCGGTTCTGCTCACCGGTGCCCTGGGACTCACCTACGCTGCAATCTACACCTTCGCCTCACGGGAGACGAGGGTCTCGATCACATGGGGATGCGGAATGCAGGATCCGACAAGCAGAATGGAGTACACAGGATCAGGATTCACAGAGCCGGTTGTCAGAATCTTTGCCCCGGTATACCGGACGCGAATCTCGTTCTCTAAAGAGTATCATGACCCTGAACGCTGCTTTGTCAGAACCGGCACGGCAAAGATTGAACTCATGAAGTTCTTTGAAGAGTTTCTGTACCTTCCTGTTGCACGACTTATCGACTCGTACGGAGAAGCTGTTTCAAAACTCCAGAACGGCAAAGTGGACACGTATGTCCTGTATGTGTTCGTGACGATCGTCGTCTTGATCGTGATTATGGGGTGGATCGCATGA
- a CDS encoding NADH-quinone oxidoreductase subunit H: MSLTPVVAGLLNLGFVLLISPLFMTVVKKVKARAQRRAGPPLLQGYYNLAKLFRKEVVYSDYSSFISRIAPYASLVILMVAALLVPIIWIPDTAPAEGNIIVFLYLLAFTRFLLALLGLDAGSTFGGMGSSREMSLSAVIEPTTVVVFAAMAYVAGTLSIPEMFRHATTIIPGMSPTVLLLAVSLFILIIVETGRVPVDNPETHLELTMIHEGMLLDTSGRNLALFELSHAVKQTLLMALLINMLIPFGLIQEVSAIGLVLAALLFLLKGTALSVLLGIVESSFAKMRFFRVPNLFMLAFFFSALTILSEVML, from the coding sequence ATGAGCCTGACACCGGTTGTTGCAGGACTTCTCAACCTCGGGTTTGTCCTCCTGATCTCGCCCCTCTTTATGACAGTCGTCAAAAAGGTCAAAGCCCGGGCGCAGCGACGGGCAGGACCGCCACTCCTACAGGGATACTACAACCTTGCAAAACTCTTCAGAAAAGAGGTCGTATACTCTGATTACTCAAGTTTCATCTCACGAATAGCCCCGTATGCCTCGCTTGTCATCCTGATGGTGGCTGCACTGCTCGTACCGATCATCTGGATCCCTGATACAGCACCGGCAGAAGGAAACATCATCGTCTTCCTGTATCTCCTTGCATTCACCAGGTTCCTGCTCGCACTCCTCGGGCTTGATGCAGGCAGCACCTTCGGTGGCATGGGAAGCTCACGAGAGATGAGTCTTTCAGCGGTGATAGAACCGACAACAGTCGTCGTCTTTGCAGCAATGGCATATGTAGCAGGAACCCTCTCCATTCCGGAGATGTTCAGGCATGCAACAACCATCATCCCGGGGATGAGTCCGACTGTCCTTCTCCTCGCAGTCTCGCTCTTTATCCTGATCATCGTCGAGACCGGAAGGGTTCCGGTCGATAACCCGGAGACACATCTTGAACTCACCATGATCCATGAAGGAATGCTCCTTGATACGTCTGGACGAAACCTGGCACTCTTCGAACTCTCTCATGCCGTGAAACAGACACTGTTGATGGCACTGCTCATCAACATGCTCATCCCCTTCGGATTAATCCAGGAGGTCTCGGCAATCGGGCTGGTCCTTGCTGCTCTCCTCTTCCTGCTCAAGGGAACGGCACTTTCAGTCCTGCTCGGTATCGTGGAGTCATCGTTTGCCAAGATGCGGTTCTTCAGGGTCCCCAATCTCTTTATGCTGGCCTTCTTCTTCTCGGCCTTGACCATTCTGAGCGAGGTGATGCTATGA